From the genome of Anopheles merus strain MAF chromosome X, AmerM5.1, whole genome shotgun sequence, one region includes:
- the LOC121596265 gene encoding uncharacterized protein LOC121596265, which produces MVESAEIRFVDVVKPFTGDGDVVGWLDRFDRAAELRKVKNVAELLPLFLDGGAALVYDRLSDEKKKDSEAIKVALRKAFGPDPAESYASFIGAQWAGEPPEQYHQKLCRLMKDAGIKGDEVLRAQYCHGLPLAVRSALHAMTENLTDTEKLLDATRSLLREYGKRQADERVRVNDNMAAAAIVNRRYTEQQQRETMQVCSRCGGQHSAKKCKTPKQPPLCWTCGQVGNFQRNCPAGNGQGSSTAPADLPRHA; this is translated from the coding sequence ATGGTGGAATCTGCAGAAATTCGCTTCGTGGATGTCGTAAAGCCCTTTACAGGCGATGGTGATGTCGTCGGATGGCTGGATCGCTTTGATAGGGCTGCAGAATTGCGCAAAGTGAAAAATGTTGCAGAACTGTTGCCGCTGTTTTTAGATGGCGGAGCAGCCCTGGTGTACGATCGCTTGAGCgatgagaagaagaaagattcaGAGGCAATAAAGGTGGCGCTTAGAAAAGCCTTTGGTCCGGATCCGGCTGAATCTTACGCATCGTTCATTGGCGCGCAGTGGGCTGGCGAACCACCCGAACAGTACCACCAAAAGTTATGCCGTTTAATGAAAGACGCAGGCATCAAAGGCGACGAGGTGTTACGTGCACAATACTGCCACGGGTTGCCCTTGGCGGTTAGAAGCGCGCTGCATGCGATGACAGAAAATTTGACCGACACCGAGAAGCTTCTAGATGCGACGCGATCTCTTCTCCGCGAGTACGGGAAGCGGCAAGCAGATGAAAGAGTGCGCGTGAACGACAACATGGCGGCTGCAGCTATTGTTAACCGGCGGTATacagagcaacaacaaagaGAAACAATGCAGGTATGCTCGCGATGTGGGGGACAGCATTCggcaaaaaagtgtaaaactcCAAAGCAACCACCTCTATGCTGGACGTGTGGGCAGGTAGGGAATTTTCAGCGTAATTGCCCTGCGGGAAACGGACAAGGGAGTTCTACGGCGCCAGCGGATCTCCCACGACATGCTTAG